The window GACCTGGACGAAGGTGtagtcgacgtcgacgtcggcgctcgAGGGCGGGGCAAGGACGATGACCTTGGAGGTGGACGAGAGGCCGGAGCCGATACCGTCAAGCTGACGGCCGAAGTGCGGGTCCGGCGAACCCATGGCTGGAGGTAGGACGTCCGGCCAGCGCGGCTCGGGGGGTAGGTCGGAGCGaaggatgacgaggccgtTGGAGGTGCCGCCGCGGACGAACCAGGCTGGAAAGCTGCGGCTGTGGATGGCCCGACTGGTGAAGGCAAAGGGGAGGCGCCTTGGCCGGGCCCCGAGGCGAAGGGCAACGGCGGTCATGCCAGGTTGGGCGTCGGAGAAGGGACTCGTTCGGACAAGAAGAGAGCAGGTAGCcgtggcggtggcgacgtgCGAGCACAACGTGTACGCAACCCACATCTCCGAATACTGTGTCAAGAAGTGAAGAGTGAGACCGCCAAGGTGACGATCGGGCCGGCGTTTCGTTTTACCGCCTTGCCTCGCATGCGATTCAATCCATACCTTCCTCGGTGAAGGACGGAGTAGGGATGAGGAAGGCGAGAGGAGGGGCAGTTGCCTCGGCAGGAAAGTTCAACTCGATGACCTCATGTGGCGTTCGAGATGGGTCGTGCCTTCCCGCTCGGTTCGGTGCAGTCATCCGACGAGCTAACAGGCGGCAGGTACGGATTACGGAGAACGTCCATCCGAGgcagagtacagtaagtactcatgtacatgtcataagtacaactacaatgcacaactactgtacaatTGGACAGCTACTAaataattacttacttatactccgtGTACCAACATTTCACAAATAATGTCGTGAAGCTCATCATCTTTGGTGGACCTCACGCGACTGTCTCTCAGATATTCCGCTGCTCACTTGTATTGGTTCCCTCATGATAGCTGTAGCTTTCTGCGTGTGCATGCTCGCCGCCCACTCACGGCTCAGGCCCTCCAGTGTCTCCTCATGACACGATCGGCGTACGCCCGATCGAGGCCCCAGTTCTCCACGGCATCTTCGATTCCCCTCTCCATCCTCTGCACGTACTCCTCCCTCGGCGGACCCTCGGCCACGCGCTTCCTGTCGACGTAGACCAaggccgtcgctcgcccgcTGCCGATGCCGTACTCTTCCCGGCCCGCCCACTGAATGTAGTCGCAGCGCATCTTCTCGTACGCCCACGGCACGCCTTCGCACGCGTCCAGGCTCCCCTCGTcccgcggcggcagcagatACAGCAGGCCGTACACCCGGTCACTGCCCTCGGGTCCGGAGAAAGCCGGCTCTGCTGCCGGCTGCTGAACGACGTTGGCATAGCCCCTCTCGTTGATGATCCATCGCCAGCCATCGAGATAGCCGAGTCCGACGGGGGTCGAGTGAGGGCACCGCTGCCGCATCTGCTCGGTCGACAGGTTGCTGCCGTACGCAAAGTAGAGGATCTCGTGTCTATTCTCCTGCGTCACCGTCATGAAACTGTCCTGCGACCGCTGGCTGTCCTCGAACGTatccatctcggcctcgtctgcGGGAGGGCGGCAGCGCATTTCGTTCATCGGGACGCCGTGCCCGTCGATCGACAGAGTGGAAACGGTTGGAAGTGGGTGTGGCCGAGAGGAGGGATGGAAGGGACGGCAGGTATGAGTAGGAATAAGTAGGTCTGGGTAGGTCTGGGTAGGTCTGGGTAGGTCTGGCTGGATAGGTATGGGTAGGAGTGCGAGTAATTTGTCAATGATGAAGCATCGTCCGAGGGCCGACGACACCCACCGCCATTGCTTAGCATGGGCTGACACCAAGGCTCTGGCGACAGGGGCCCCAGCCTTGCAGGCCGCGGAGGCCTCTTCCaacgccgccatcctcgccgcctcctcgccacctCCTCACCACATGTAGGTTCCGATTTGCCCGTTCACAGTGGCAGACAGTGTCATGCACTGGTTCTGCGGCGTGCTTCCCCGGAACAAGAAGCGACGTCCGTACCCCAATACGCTGCTGGGCAAACCGCACGCGTGCActtcgccctcgtcaagaCAGCTGCAGATGACAAATGTCACACCAAGTCACGACCCGAGATCACACGTCACGCGAACGAGGAAGTGACGAGTTGGTAATCGTAAAGTCATTACTCGCTAATGTACATGCTAGCTAGGTGGTTGGTGACTAGGTATGTAATACACATCtctcgagcgtcgtcggtgaAGCCTCATCTCGTCCATCATTGGCAACCGATCCTCCGTGGAAAACTTCCCCCAAACTCTGGCCGCCCATCcatcgtcgttgtcgtcgtcgtcgtcgtcgtcgtcggcccatCCACTCCGGTGGCGCCGTCTACCATTAAACGCGGCTGCCCGTCGCCAGTTTGCGCGCCGCCCGTCGACGCAGCGTCGGGTTGCCCGGCCGGGTGCCTGCCCGGCCGCGCGCGGTAAGTTGCATTAAGAAAAGGGTACGTGTCGGGTCgaaagaagaagaaaaggcGTCTCAGGTGATGGGGCTGAGGAACGGGTGCAGCatgaggtcgtcggcgctcggACGCAGGTTGAAGTCGAGCTCGAACGTCTGGCGAAGCAGGTCGcgggcctcgtcgctcgccgtctccggtatcgtcggcgccgccttgccgccgccgatctTGAAGATGGCCTGCAGCTGGCTGCAGTCCGGGAACGGGTGGCTGCCCGTcatcatctcgacgacgaggcagccGAGGGACCAGATGTCGGCCTTGCGCGTGTACGACGTCTGCTTCACCACCTCGGGCGCCATCCAGAAGACGGACCCCTGCAGCGAGGGTCGGTGCTTGTtgctgccggcgccggcgagcaggttcgaggcctcgagcttcttggAGATACCAAAGTCTGAGATCTTGATGGTGCCCTtgttgtcgacgaggatgttgGCGCCCTTGATGTCGCGGTGGATGATGTCGCGGTCGTGGAGGTACGAGAGCCCCGTCAGGATCTGGCGGACGAAGCTCCGCACGAGCGGCTCCGGCAGCGCGCCGTACGAGTTGAGCATCGTCTGGACGGAGCCGCCGGGGACGTACTCGAGGAAAATGTTGAGcttgtcggccgaggagctgcagcCGAGGTACTGGACGATGTTGGCGTGGCGCAGGTCCCGCAGCAGGCTGATCTCGCGCTTGAGCGCGTCGATCATGCTCTTCTTGCGGTTGTCGCTCTGGCTGTTGGCGccgggcgccggcgcctcgaCCTGCTTCACCGCCAGGAGCTCGCCCGTGACGGCGTGGAGGGCGAGGTAGACGGAGCCGAAGGAGCCCTGGCCGATGAGGGCGCCCTTCATCCACTTGTTGTCGTCCCACgactcgccggcgaggaagctctcgagctcctcgtccacctcctcgccgtcgtcggtgaggGCCTGCTGCAGCTCCTGGAAGGAGCCGGACCCGTTCGAGTGGTTGCCTTCGTAGTAGCTCGTGAGCGTGCCGCTGCCCTCCATctcgacgttgccgacggccgccgtgtCGGAGCCGCTCTCGGTGAAGGAGACGTACGACTTGCGGTCCGGCTCGACCGGCGACTCCTCCTGGAGGGTGTcgagcatcgacgacgcgaTCGAGTCTCGGTTGTATCCCTGCGGCAGCCGGCCCTGCGAGTCGGACCGCAGCTTGGCGACGcgggtgccgccgccgttgagcCAGGAGTCGGCGATGGTCGGGATGGGCGGTGCGTCCTGGACGCTCGAGGCGAAGCTGAGGCTCGAGGCGACGCTGAGCCGGCTGTTGACCTTGCTCATGCGGGACGAGCGCCTCATCGAGAGGCGCGCGGTCCGGTCGATGTCCTCGCGCGCGTGGTCGGGGAAGTACGAGGTGAGGTCCGAGGCGATGAGCTCGCTGGGGGGCCGCAGCCCGCCGAACTGGCGGAGGCCGACCCTGCGCCGCTGCGGCTTCCTCGCgtcctccgtcgacggccgctcgaGCTCCATGGCCGCGTGGGACACGTTTCGCTCGCGGTCCTGGAAGGACATGGGGGACAGGGGCTGCTGCAGCTGGTCGTTCCACTTCTCGCCCAGCACCCGCTGCACCTTGCGCTGGctccgctcgtcgacggtctcgaggacgcggatgtgcttctgctgctcctcctccatggcgatggccgccgcccgctgcagctcggcctcgccgggcTCGCCGGCGGGCACCCTCCTCAGGATCAGACGGTTTCGCTCCGGCCGACGCTGGTCCTTGATGACCCGCCAGAGCTCCgtgtcgccgaggcggcggcactGGTTGGGGTCGGGGTCGACGCCGTTGAGGACCCAGAAGCAGTAGTTGCGCTCGTGATCCTCGCGGAGGGCGAACTTGCGGAGCGTCACGCGCATCACGTCCTCGCACGTGTTGCAGTTGGCGATCTTGACCACCTTGGTGACGCCGCCGGTGGAGATGACGCGGATGACGTCTTGGTTGTGCGGCAGCGCCGCCATGAGGGAGCCGTCCATGCTGGAGTTGTTCCTCGTGTGGCTCACCGCCGGACGGTtggccgcgccgtcggccgaggaagggACCCGTGCGGACAGGAGGCcggcgctcggcggcgctcgcAGATGGCGGGCTGGCGGAGGGTCAGCGGACTCCCCATCGTCAGGGCACACGAGGGGTTCGTACAGAGGTCCAACGGAGGCGGCACTTCCAGCTGGCGCGAGAAGCGTctgctcgaggaggccgacgtcggcgtcgtccgcgtcgtcgaggaccgCGTCAAGTCGCCGCCGGTGAGGGCCGAATACAGGTCAGGGGCGGCGAAGGAGTGCTGGTTTGGCCGTCAGCCTGGTTTCGAACGCGAGGCAGCCGCCGGCAGCCAGGAGGGGGGGTTACCCTAGTCCGCTTCTTCTGCTTCGCGTACGCCTTTGTCCGGAGCTTCTTgatgccgaggaagaggcgaACACGGTCGCCGACCTTTTCGATGCCCATCTCCTGCAGGATGCGcttgtcgagctcgaggaggttCTCGCCATTGATGTGGTTCATTCGGAAG of the Drechmeria coniospora strain ARSEF 6962 chromosome 01, whole genome shotgun sequence genome contains:
- a CDS encoding MAP kinase kinase kinase Ste11, translated to MAMLASKSPFPAAMGSTLSPSSAPPSAPPTARRVTPMSAGSQSFASPTESEFSDTDTDGPDSAKNWDEDKVCHYLQSINCAEYEKLFRMNHINGENLLELDKRILQEMGIEKVGDRVRLFLGIKKLRTKAYAKQKKRTRHSFAAPDLYSALTGGDLTRSSTTRTTPTSASSSRRFSRQLEVPPPLDLSRHLRAPPSAGLLSARVPSSADGAANRPAVSHTRNNSSMDGSLMAALPHNQDVIRVISTGGVTKVVKIANCNTCEDVMRVTLRKFALREDHERNYCFWVLNGVDPDPNQCRRLGDTELWRVIKDQRRPERNRLILRRVPAGEPGEAELQRAAAIAMEEEQQKHIRVLETVDERSQRKVQRVLGEKWNDQLQQPLSPMSFQDRERNVSHAAMELERPSTEDARKPQRRRVGLRQFGGLRPPSELIASDLTSYFPDHAREDIDRTARLSMRRSSRMSKVNSRLSVASSLSFASSVQDAPPIPTIADSWLNGGGTRVAKLRSDSQGRLPQGYNRDSIASSMLDTLQEESPVEPDRKSYVSFTESGSDTAAVGNVEMEGSGTLTSYYEGNHSNGSGSFQELQQALTDDGEEVDEELESFLAGESWDDNKWMKGALIGQGSFGSVYLALHAVTGELLAVKQVEAPAPGANSQSDNRKKSMIDALKREISLLRDLRHANIVQYLGCSSSADKLNIFLEYVPGGSVQTMLNSYGALPEPLVRSFVRQILTGLSYLHDRDIIHRDIKGANILVDNKGTIKISDFGISKKLEASNLLAGAGSNKHRPSLQGSVFWMAPEVVKQTSYTRKADIWSLGCLVVEMMTGSHPFPDCSQLQAIFKIGGGKAAPTIPETASDEARDLLRQTFELDFNLRPSADDLMLHPFLSPIT